A DNA window from Micromonospora inyonensis contains the following coding sequences:
- a CDS encoding helix-turn-helix domain-containing protein: MDELPIGRRVAYWRGRRKMSQQVFADRLGKSKSWVDKIERGVRRLDKFSVLYEIADILEVEVQLLVGRDPERRSDALNCIDQVEVDQIRAALERYDALSAYFDAVPYPPMLGDMRKAVTHAWLTYQYGRYGMLTRALPKLLRDAQAADAAYSGDDQGREAAHLLGQIYQITSSVLRKLGECELAWLAADRALAVSQRADDQFLAGIATTRVGNALLAMGRARSALELNVRIANRLAPGGGNEESPARLSVYGMLLLQGAMAAARSGDSATVEDLLDGAQEAANRLGGDHNHYWTCFGPTNLKLHRAAAAVELGDGGRAVETHHSIELPAFNALLPERRAHHMLDIARGFAQIGDLASAGEMLLKGDRLAPSEIRCRPIAHEVMSDILRRTRGAPSSPIAELAEHMGVGI; the protein is encoded by the coding sequence ATGGACGAGTTACCGATCGGGCGGCGGGTGGCCTACTGGCGTGGGCGACGCAAGATGTCGCAACAGGTGTTCGCCGATCGGTTGGGCAAGTCCAAGAGCTGGGTCGACAAGATCGAGCGCGGGGTCCGTCGGCTCGACAAGTTCTCCGTCCTCTACGAGATCGCCGACATCCTCGAGGTCGAGGTGCAACTGCTGGTCGGCAGGGACCCGGAGCGGCGCAGCGACGCGCTGAACTGCATCGACCAGGTCGAGGTCGACCAGATCCGGGCGGCCCTGGAGCGGTACGACGCGCTCAGCGCGTACTTCGACGCGGTGCCGTACCCGCCGATGCTCGGTGACATGCGCAAGGCGGTGACCCACGCCTGGCTCACCTACCAGTACGGCCGGTACGGCATGCTGACCCGGGCGCTGCCGAAGCTGCTGCGCGACGCGCAGGCCGCCGACGCCGCGTACAGCGGTGACGACCAGGGGCGTGAGGCGGCCCACCTGCTCGGGCAGATCTACCAGATCACCTCGTCGGTGCTGCGCAAGCTCGGCGAGTGCGAGCTGGCCTGGCTCGCCGCCGACCGGGCGCTCGCGGTCTCCCAGCGCGCCGACGACCAGTTCCTCGCCGGCATCGCCACCACCCGGGTCGGCAACGCGCTGCTCGCCATGGGTCGGGCCCGATCGGCGCTGGAGTTGAACGTGCGCATCGCCAACCGGCTCGCCCCGGGCGGCGGCAACGAGGAGAGCCCGGCACGTCTTTCGGTCTACGGGATGCTGCTGCTCCAGGGAGCGATGGCGGCGGCCCGGAGCGGGGACTCGGCCACCGTGGAGGACCTGCTCGACGGCGCGCAGGAGGCCGCGAACCGGCTCGGCGGGGACCACAACCACTACTGGACCTGTTTCGGGCCGACCAACCTGAAGCTGCACCGGGCCGCCGCCGCCGTCGAGCTGGGCGACGGGGGACGGGCCGTGGAGACCCACCACTCCATCGAGCTGCCGGCGTTCAACGCGCTGCTGCCGGAGCGGCGGGCCCACCACATGCTCGACATCGCCCGGGGCTTCGCCCAGATCGGCGACCTGGCCAGCGCCGGGGAGATGCTGCTGAAGGGTGACCGGCTCGCGCCGTCCGAGATCCGTTGCCGTCCGATCGCCCACGAGGTGATGTCCGACATCCTGCGTCGCACACGGGGTGCGCCGTCATCGCCGATCGCGGAGTTGGCTGAACACATGGGAGTCGGGATATGA
- a CDS encoding bifunctional DNA primase/polymerase: protein MWGTVGPRVVHLSPLERVRLRRIAVRYAMHGWEVTPGACLARSRFVCGRAGCPTVGCHPALENWELAASTDPARVATWWHNRPHGVLLPTGRAFDVLEVPSYLGQHVLDAISDHPADRSRGPVAVTPTGRWMFLVLPGDPLRPELDHCFHVVRHGVGSWIPAPPTRLPEGPVRWALAPEQARWRLPDSYLVQKVMVDALRATGIALTADLLPGQLPLPRRGF, encoded by the coding sequence ATGTGGGGGACCGTCGGACCGCGCGTCGTTCATCTGTCGCCACTGGAACGGGTGCGGCTGCGCCGGATCGCGGTCCGGTACGCGATGCACGGCTGGGAGGTCACCCCCGGTGCCTGCCTCGCCCGCAGCCGCTTCGTCTGTGGCCGGGCCGGCTGCCCGACCGTGGGCTGCCACCCCGCCCTCGAGAACTGGGAACTCGCCGCCAGCACCGATCCGGCCCGGGTGGCGACCTGGTGGCACAACCGCCCGCACGGGGTGCTGCTCCCCACCGGCCGGGCCTTCGACGTGCTGGAGGTGCCCTCGTACCTCGGCCAGCACGTGCTCGACGCGATCTCCGACCACCCCGCCGACCGGTCACGTGGTCCGGTCGCGGTCACCCCCACCGGGCGGTGGATGTTCCTGGTCCTCCCCGGCGACCCGCTCCGGCCCGAGCTGGACCACTGTTTCCACGTCGTCCGGCACGGGGTCGGCTCGTGGATCCCCGCCCCGCCGACCCGGCTGCCGGAGGGACCGGTGCGCTGGGCCCTCGCCCCGGAACAGGCCCGCTGGCGGCTGCCCGACTCCTACCTGGTGCAGAAGGTGATGGTGGACGCGTTGCGGGCCACCGGCATCGCCCTGACCGCGGACCTGCTCCCCGGTCAGCTCCCGCTCCCCCGCCGCGGCTTCTGA
- a CDS encoding SWIM zinc finger family protein: MSPADRFADYGPPRRVSGGLRARSSRGAIGQSWWSRRFLEVLESFALGTRLTRGRAYARAGQVLTLEVAPGAVTAEVQGSRPRPYQVRIELARFPEPVWTRLEEALAGQAFFSARLLAGDLPGELEELFAAADAPLFPAGVDELAQRCSCPDVAVPCKHLAATFYLLAEAFDADPFRLLHWRGRGRDELLDRLRALRGGAVPLRDPAGTASAGTSTGPATGRPAATSTTGSAAPRAAGTARVLGDLPTPALADQVDRFWLPPVPLPDRPPTLVTDAELLLRQLGPPDSALGGPGLTERLRRAYRRFGATDPGPSGADPDADRG, from the coding sequence GTGAGCCCCGCCGACCGGTTCGCCGACTACGGTCCGCCCCGCCGGGTCTCCGGTGGACTGCGCGCCCGCAGCAGCCGGGGCGCGATCGGACAGTCCTGGTGGTCCCGGCGGTTCTTGGAGGTGCTGGAGTCCTTCGCGCTGGGCACCCGGCTGACCCGGGGGCGCGCCTACGCCCGCGCCGGCCAGGTGCTCACCCTGGAGGTCGCGCCCGGCGCGGTCACCGCCGAGGTGCAGGGCTCCCGGCCCCGGCCGTACCAGGTCCGCATCGAGCTGGCCCGGTTTCCGGAACCGGTCTGGACGCGCCTGGAGGAGGCCCTGGCCGGGCAGGCGTTCTTCAGCGCCCGGCTGCTCGCCGGTGACCTTCCCGGGGAACTGGAGGAGCTCTTCGCCGCCGCCGATGCGCCCCTGTTCCCGGCCGGTGTCGACGAGCTGGCCCAGCGCTGTTCCTGTCCCGACGTAGCGGTGCCCTGCAAGCACCTGGCGGCCACCTTCTACCTGCTGGCCGAGGCGTTCGACGCCGACCCGTTCCGGTTGCTGCACTGGCGCGGCCGGGGCCGCGACGAGCTGCTCGACCGGCTTCGCGCCCTACGGGGCGGGGCCGTCCCCCTCCGCGACCCGGCCGGCACCGCGTCGGCCGGCACGTCGACGGGACCGGCCACCGGGCGGCCGGCCGCCACCTCCACGACCGGGTCGGCGGCACCACGCGCGGCCGGTACGGCACGGGTGCTCGGTGACCTGCCCACCCCGGCTCTGGCCGACCAGGTGGACCGGTTCTGGCTGCCCCCGGTGCCCCTGCCCGACCGGCCGCCCACCCTGGTCACCGATGCGGAGCTGCTGCTGCGTCAACTCGGGCCGCCCGACAGCGCCCTCGGCGGGCCGGGCCTGACCGAGCGCTTGCGCCGGGCGTACCGGCGTTTCGGCGCGACCGACCCCGGTCCGTCCGGCGCGGATCCCGACGCCGACCGGGGGTGA
- a CDS encoding ferredoxin reductase family protein has translation MTYPRTHAAGRRGGTMSRSGGRSAAAVPPRVPPRRGPAGRRAVLAVLWAGLALAVLPWWWQTPDDSLRTTTATLTAAGRITGLVAGYLLLVQVLLMSRLPVLERHLGGEQIARWHRDLGVTLLTAVLAHVSLTLTGYARLQRQSVLAEAGVLLRDYEDMLAAFAAAGILALLGLTGIRAVRTALPYELWHHLHLTSYLVLLLGFGHQFAHGQQLFRPGPVRTGWIVAYVLVVAALAWGRVVAPLRFTLRHDLRVADVVAENPDTISIYLTGRRLNLLDLRGGQFFRWRFLTPGRWWQAHPFSPSAAGNGRWLRLTVKVVGRHTAGLRGLAPGTRVWAEGPSGVFTAAHRTRDRALLIAGGSGITPIRALLEELPPGAALIYRARTPADVLLHRELDWLAEAYGTDVWYVIGSRDDPGPRRMMSPQGLRQLVPDLADRDVWLCGPPGLVTSTVRALRRAGVPRRQIHLATFEL, from the coding sequence GTGACGTATCCCCGTACCCACGCCGCCGGCCGTCGCGGCGGGACGATGTCCCGCTCCGGCGGCCGGTCGGCTGCGGCCGTACCACCGCGGGTGCCACCCCGGCGCGGGCCCGCCGGCCGCCGCGCGGTGCTCGCGGTGCTCTGGGCCGGGCTGGCCCTGGCCGTGCTGCCGTGGTGGTGGCAGACCCCGGACGACTCGCTGCGCACCACCACCGCCACGCTGACCGCCGCCGGGCGGATCACCGGTCTGGTCGCCGGCTACCTGCTGCTGGTGCAGGTGCTGCTGATGAGCCGTCTGCCGGTGCTGGAACGTCACCTCGGTGGCGAGCAGATCGCCCGCTGGCACCGGGACCTCGGGGTGACCCTGCTGACCGCGGTGCTCGCCCACGTGTCGCTGACCCTGACCGGCTACGCCCGGTTGCAGAGGCAGTCGGTGCTGGCCGAGGCCGGGGTGCTGCTGCGCGACTACGAGGACATGCTCGCCGCGTTCGCCGCCGCCGGCATCCTGGCCCTGCTCGGCCTCACCGGGATCCGGGCCGTCCGCACCGCCCTGCCCTACGAACTCTGGCACCACCTGCACCTGACCAGCTACCTGGTGCTGCTGCTCGGGTTCGGCCACCAGTTCGCCCACGGCCAGCAGCTCTTCCGTCCCGGGCCGGTCCGCACCGGCTGGATCGTGGCGTACGTGCTGGTGGTCGCCGCGCTGGCATGGGGCCGCGTGGTGGCGCCGCTGCGGTTCACCCTGCGGCACGACCTGCGGGTCGCCGACGTGGTCGCGGAGAATCCGGACACCATCTCCATCTACCTGACCGGCCGCCGGCTGAACCTGCTCGACCTGCGTGGGGGGCAGTTCTTCCGGTGGCGGTTCCTGACACCCGGCCGCTGGTGGCAGGCGCACCCGTTCTCCCCGTCGGCGGCCGGGAACGGCCGGTGGCTGCGCCTGACCGTCAAGGTGGTCGGTCGGCACACCGCCGGCCTGCGCGGCCTGGCGCCGGGCACCCGGGTCTGGGCGGAGGGCCCCTCCGGTGTCTTCACCGCCGCGCACCGGACCCGGGACCGGGCCCTGCTGATCGCCGGTGGTAGCGGCATCACCCCGATCCGGGCGTTGCTGGAGGAACTGCCGCCGGGCGCGGCGCTGATCTACCGGGCCCGGACCCCGGCCGACGTACTGCTGCACCGCGAGCTGGACTGGCTCGCCGAGGCCTACGGCACCGACGTCTGGTACGTCATCGGCTCCCGCGACGACCCCGGTCCCCGACGGATGATGAGCCCGCAGGGGCTGCGCCAGCTCGTGCCGGACCTCGCCGACCGGGACGTCTGGCTCTGCGGGCCGCCCGGCCTGGTCACCTCGACGGTGCGGGCGCTGCGCCGGGCCGGCGTGCCCCGCCGCCAGATCCACCTCGCCACGTTCGAGCTGTAG
- a CDS encoding M23 family metallopeptidase: protein MVSAVVTAAALTLTGATPASAANYSYELPYPAGESYMVTQGPGGSFSHTDAYNRYAWDFGLPANYEVSAAQAGTIVYSDWSPYWQNGIEVIIRHSNGTCTHYAHLNQSFYWPGDWVPQGRIVGYSGSTGASTAPHLHFQVINCSTRVGISAALQGWVPWTGTWPVSVNYYA, encoded by the coding sequence GTGGTGAGCGCGGTCGTGACCGCCGCCGCGCTCACGCTCACCGGAGCCACGCCGGCCTCGGCCGCGAACTACTCCTACGAACTGCCGTACCCCGCCGGCGAGTCGTACATGGTGACACAGGGGCCGGGGGGTTCGTTCTCGCACACCGACGCTTACAACCGGTACGCCTGGGACTTCGGTCTCCCGGCGAACTACGAGGTGTCCGCCGCGCAGGCCGGCACCATCGTCTACTCGGACTGGTCGCCGTACTGGCAGAACGGCATCGAGGTGATCATCCGGCACTCGAACGGCACGTGCACCCACTACGCGCACCTGAACCAGTCCTTCTACTGGCCCGGCGACTGGGTCCCGCAGGGCCGGATCGTGGGCTACTCGGGCAGCACCGGGGCGTCCACCGCGCCGCACCTGCACTTCCAGGTGATCAACTGCAGCACCCGGGTGGGGATCTCCGCCGCCCTCCAGGGCTGGGTCCCGTGGACCGGCACCTGGCCGGTCAGCGTCAACTACTACGCCTGA
- a CDS encoding FMN-binding protein has translation MRRAFLAVTGLAAGTTLLVVLKGAPETSRVAEVAAPERPSVVPAPAGPTRTGSAPASPGRTPAPRASTSAGPSDEPSTPAAGRSPRAPGSRTTSAAPTPRRTTAPPSTRRTVTGPVVGNEYGNVQVRITLAGDRIVDVVALELPEETAESDRRSSSVDDRYSGTDGEVVRRQDADLDTVSGATATSDAYQQSLQAAIDAVRR, from the coding sequence ATGCGTCGCGCGTTCCTCGCCGTCACCGGCCTGGCCGCTGGCACGACCCTGCTGGTCGTGCTCAAGGGCGCGCCGGAGACCAGCCGGGTCGCCGAGGTCGCCGCACCCGAGCGTCCGTCGGTGGTCCCCGCGCCCGCCGGTCCGACGCGCACCGGCTCCGCGCCGGCCAGCCCCGGTCGGACCCCAGCGCCACGGGCCTCCACCAGTGCCGGGCCGTCGGACGAACCGTCCACGCCCGCGGCGGGCCGGAGCCCGCGTGCCCCGGGCAGCCGGACCACCAGTGCGGCGCCCACCCCGCGTCGGACCACCGCCCCGCCGTCGACGAGGCGTACGGTCACCGGGCCGGTGGTCGGCAACGAGTACGGCAACGTGCAGGTGCGGATCACCCTCGCCGGTGACCGGATCGTCGACGTGGTCGCCCTGGAGCTGCCGGAGGAGACCGCCGAGTCCGACCGGCGCAGCTCGTCGGTGGACGACCGGTACAGCGGCACCGACGGGGAGGTGGTGCGGCGGCAGGACGCCGACCTGGACACGGTCTCGGGGGCGACCGCGACCAGCGACGCGTACCAGCAGTCGTTGCAGGCCGCCATCGACGCCGTGCGGCGCTGA
- a CDS encoding DUF1501 domain-containing protein, whose translation MEKTVYSYPLHPECPDLRRLADDPAEALLRAEADVVAAENAAERDRYLRLEAEEEAQQDGRGVTRRTFVAGAAATATALATAQFVTTSASFAATRTGTLIHVFLYGGLDGLSLVAPAEDPVLRKARPDLLLGSDSLALSRGFKLTSAFKPLEKWLRAGQLGFVPAVSDERLSRSHFQAADACNLGGLPGETGGRGWLDSLVDHLGKGTAFRSVGIGSTLPRSLVGTNGALSLGSVGSLRLNGDEKYRAATEKAIKGLFTGINHPVEEAVQDGLGALATAQKLAATPYQAAEGVEYQGVGNSFKQLAQLIKGGANVRVATIGMGGYDTHENQGTREGGQLWRRLNELASAMAAFFTDLGDQAADVTVMVSSEFGRRVASNSGGTDHGHGGVVTVLSGRKLAGSLLGTWQGLDDLDSGDVPEYNNMFNVYGSVAQGRFGLTNAEVDKIFPRMKYTPIKLYA comes from the coding sequence ATGGAGAAGACTGTGTACTCGTACCCCCTGCACCCCGAATGCCCGGATCTGCGGCGGCTGGCGGACGACCCGGCCGAGGCGCTGCTGCGGGCGGAGGCCGACGTCGTGGCCGCCGAGAACGCCGCCGAGCGGGACCGCTACCTGCGGTTGGAGGCGGAGGAGGAGGCCCAGCAGGACGGCCGCGGGGTGACCCGGCGGACCTTCGTCGCCGGGGCCGCCGCCACCGCCACCGCGCTGGCCACCGCGCAGTTCGTCACCACCTCGGCGTCCTTCGCCGCGACCAGGACCGGCACCCTGATCCACGTCTTCCTCTACGGTGGACTGGACGGGCTGAGCCTGGTGGCCCCGGCCGAGGACCCGGTGCTCCGCAAGGCCCGCCCCGACCTGCTGCTCGGCTCCGACTCCCTCGCCCTGTCCCGTGGCTTCAAGCTCACCAGCGCGTTCAAGCCGCTGGAGAAGTGGTTGAGGGCCGGGCAGCTCGGCTTCGTCCCGGCCGTCTCCGACGAGCGGCTCTCCCGCAGCCACTTCCAGGCCGCCGACGCGTGCAACCTGGGCGGCCTGCCCGGCGAGACCGGCGGCCGGGGCTGGCTGGACAGCCTGGTCGACCACCTCGGCAAGGGCACCGCGTTCCGCAGCGTCGGCATCGGCAGCACCCTGCCCCGGTCGCTGGTCGGCACCAACGGCGCGCTCTCGCTGGGCAGCGTCGGCTCGCTGCGGCTCAACGGCGACGAGAAGTACCGGGCCGCCACCGAGAAGGCCATCAAGGGACTCTTCACCGGGATCAACCATCCGGTCGAGGAGGCCGTCCAGGACGGCCTCGGCGCGCTGGCCACCGCCCAGAAACTCGCCGCGACGCCGTACCAGGCCGCCGAGGGGGTCGAGTACCAGGGCGTCGGCAACTCGTTCAAGCAGCTCGCCCAACTCATCAAGGGTGGCGCGAACGTGCGCGTGGCCACCATCGGCATGGGCGGTTACGACACGCACGAGAACCAGGGCACCCGGGAGGGCGGTCAGCTCTGGCGTCGGCTCAACGAGCTGGCCTCCGCGATGGCCGCCTTCTTCACCGACCTCGGTGACCAGGCCGCCGACGTGACGGTCATGGTCTCCAGCGAGTTCGGCCGTCGGGTCGCCTCGAACAGCGGCGGCACCGACCACGGACACGGCGGGGTGGTGACCGTCCTGTCCGGCCGTAAGCTCGCCGGCTCGCTGCTCGGCACCTGGCAGGGGCTGGACGACCTGGACAGCGGCGACGTGCCGGAGTACAACAACATGTTCAACGTCTACGGCTCCGTCGCACAGGGCCGCTTCGGGCTGACCAACGCGGAGGTGGACAAGATCTTCCCCCGGATGAAGTACACCCCGATCAAGCTGTACGCGTGA
- a CDS encoding FAD:protein FMN transferase: MGTPISLDLADDLPRATLDDLADEVFGWLREVDARFSTYRADSEVSRFDRGEVLLSEASPDLRLVLERCADLWGATDGWFDAYATGAFDPSGYVKGWAAQVASDRLLAAGAANHCLNAGGDVRVRGLSPAGRPWRIGIQHPWDRTVTFLVLTGTDLAVATSGVYERGHHVLDPRRGEPARGLRSVTVVGPDLGVADAYATAAVAMGSAGVGWLGRLAGHEHAVVTDTGRCLRSPRLPTA, from the coding sequence ATGGGTACGCCGATCAGCCTGGATCTCGCCGACGACCTGCCCCGGGCCACCCTCGACGACCTGGCCGACGAGGTGTTCGGCTGGTTGCGCGAGGTCGACGCCCGGTTCAGCACGTACCGGGCCGACAGCGAGGTGTCCCGCTTCGACCGGGGCGAGGTGCTGCTCTCCGAGGCGTCACCCGACCTGCGGCTGGTGCTGGAGCGCTGCGCGGACCTCTGGGGGGCGACGGACGGCTGGTTCGACGCGTACGCCACCGGAGCCTTCGACCCGTCCGGCTACGTCAAGGGCTGGGCGGCGCAGGTCGCCTCGGACCGGCTGCTCGCCGCCGGGGCCGCCAACCACTGCCTCAACGCCGGTGGGGACGTCCGGGTGCGCGGCCTCTCCCCGGCCGGCCGCCCCTGGCGGATCGGTATCCAGCACCCGTGGGACCGTACCGTCACCTTCCTCGTGCTCACCGGCACCGACCTGGCGGTCGCCACCTCCGGGGTCTACGAGCGGGGGCACCACGTGCTCGACCCGCGACGCGGTGAGCCGGCCCGAGGGCTGCGCTCGGTGACCGTGGTCGGCCCGGATCTCGGTGTGGCCGACGCCTACGCCACGGCGGCCGTCGCGATGGGTTCGGCCGGGGTGGGCTGGCTCGGTCGGCTGGCCGGGCACGAACACGCGGTGGTCACCGACACCGGACGGTGCCTGCGCTCACCGCGCCTGCCCACCGCCTGA
- a CDS encoding flavoprotein, which produces MTAVVPSANDRRPVLYVIVCGSPLAGRVGRLVELAQSDGWDVCLVTTPDGAKFVDPAALARATGHPVRTTYKSPGDPDVLPPADAMVVCPATVNTVNKWAAGITDTLALGLLVEAQGLGVPIVAVPFTNNAMATHPAFRAALDRLGEWGVTVLFGDDVYPLHAPGIGERHLHTFPWERALGALPAPACPTAR; this is translated from the coding sequence ATGACCGCGGTCGTCCCCTCGGCGAACGACCGCCGGCCGGTGCTGTACGTGATCGTCTGTGGCTCGCCGCTGGCCGGCCGGGTCGGCCGGCTGGTCGAGCTTGCCCAGTCCGACGGCTGGGACGTCTGCCTGGTCACCACACCGGACGGGGCGAAGTTCGTCGACCCGGCGGCACTGGCCAGGGCGACCGGTCACCCGGTCCGCACCACCTACAAGAGCCCGGGTGACCCGGACGTCCTGCCGCCGGCGGACGCGATGGTGGTCTGTCCCGCCACCGTCAACACGGTCAACAAGTGGGCGGCCGGGATCACCGACACGCTCGCGCTCGGCCTGCTGGTGGAGGCGCAGGGACTCGGCGTGCCGATCGTGGCGGTGCCCTTCACCAACAACGCGATGGCGACCCATCCGGCCTTCCGGGCGGCCCTGGACCGCCTGGGGGAGTGGGGAGTGACGGTGCTCTTCGGCGACGACGTGTACCCCCTGCACGCGCCCGGCATCGGTGAGCGCCACCTGCACACCTTTCCCTGGGAACGGGCCCTGGGCGCGCTGCCCGCCCCGGCCTGCCCCACAGCCCGGTAG
- a CDS encoding DUF1800 domain-containing protein, whose translation MADQNVPPRRPRDEGRWDGRQHRTPDAYHDPYPAPPYAPSGSGSTDPYHHTYAGQPGDPRASYAPWPGRTQPAPASWPGAGASTARRGPQWIGPAGTGGPVPGGDPGLPNLDDDEADGRRRSRRRALAAFGGTAAVVAGGAALAMTPQVRGLFGDDAPAGDATGAKVTDGNVNRPSGQQPSTVRTYTEQNESYMGSRAGAALKKNTPAGGRTFSGPAAASAATEVTVKTVLAKDPVRHLATRTTFGATPKVLADIERMGIDAWLRWQLDPDKIAPTKAELKLSELPTLRMTPKQLREQREQLNERGAQPEKEMVDATISRQIWSERQLFEVMVDFWNDFLHVAADVDGGEVYRHSFDVDVVRKYALTSYPEMLVAANKHPALLLYLNQNDSRADAVNENLARENLELYSVGVDGGYTESDVRQAAMLQTGRGVSDGEYVFREDRHYVGKVKILGFTHANNSRDPKKADAAIDAYIRYIALHPSTARYVGQSLATRFVSDTPPKTLVDRLAKTYTANQGLIKPVLMTLFSSSEFWASVGQKVRRPMEYLIATYRVLGVSPEASADYEAGDNKRTPYARGLRRIADKLRELGHYPMGQPTPDGYPDGYVAWTSAGTMVNGWNEVGDVIHGYRREFSYVKPERLVAKPPTTAGAYVDALAQRLVHQELTDREKALILGVAGVSAGTRVDASFNGAVTAVARAILASPQHHLR comes from the coding sequence ATGGCCGACCAGAACGTGCCACCACGCCGGCCGCGGGACGAGGGCCGCTGGGACGGACGACAGCACCGCACCCCGGACGCGTACCACGACCCGTACCCGGCCCCGCCGTACGCCCCGTCCGGTTCCGGGTCGACCGATCCGTACCACCACACGTACGCCGGACAACCGGGCGATCCCCGGGCGTCGTACGCCCCGTGGCCGGGCCGGACGCAGCCGGCACCCGCCTCCTGGCCCGGTGCGGGTGCGTCGACCGCCCGCCGGGGGCCGCAGTGGATCGGTCCGGCCGGCACCGGTGGACCGGTACCCGGTGGTGATCCCGGACTCCCCAACCTGGACGACGACGAGGCGGACGGTCGCCGTCGCAGCCGCCGCCGGGCCCTCGCCGCCTTCGGCGGGACCGCCGCGGTGGTCGCCGGTGGCGCCGCGCTGGCCATGACCCCGCAGGTGCGCGGCCTCTTCGGTGACGACGCCCCGGCCGGCGACGCGACCGGCGCCAAGGTGACCGACGGCAACGTGAACCGCCCCAGCGGCCAGCAGCCGAGTACCGTGCGCACCTACACCGAGCAGAACGAGAGCTACATGGGCTCCCGGGCCGGTGCGGCGCTGAAGAAGAACACCCCGGCCGGGGGCCGTACGTTCTCCGGCCCGGCCGCCGCCTCGGCCGCTACCGAGGTCACCGTCAAGACGGTGCTGGCCAAGGACCCGGTCCGCCACCTGGCCACCCGGACCACCTTCGGCGCGACGCCCAAGGTGCTCGCCGACATCGAGCGGATGGGCATCGACGCCTGGCTGCGCTGGCAGCTCGACCCGGACAAGATCGCCCCGACGAAGGCGGAGCTGAAGCTCAGCGAACTGCCCACCCTCCGGATGACCCCGAAGCAGCTCCGCGAGCAGCGCGAGCAGCTCAACGAGCGCGGCGCGCAGCCGGAGAAGGAGATGGTGGACGCCACCATCTCCCGGCAGATCTGGTCGGAGCGGCAGCTGTTCGAGGTGATGGTCGACTTCTGGAACGACTTCCTGCACGTCGCCGCCGACGTCGACGGGGGCGAGGTGTACCGGCACTCCTTCGACGTCGACGTGGTCCGCAAGTACGCCCTGACCAGCTACCCGGAGATGCTGGTCGCCGCGAACAAGCACCCCGCGCTGCTGCTCTACCTCAACCAGAACGACTCCCGCGCCGACGCGGTCAACGAGAACCTCGCCCGGGAGAACCTCGAGCTGTACTCGGTCGGCGTCGACGGCGGCTACACCGAGTCCGACGTCCGGCAGGCGGCGATGCTCCAGACCGGACGCGGCGTCTCCGACGGGGAGTACGTCTTCCGCGAGGACCGGCACTACGTCGGCAAGGTCAAGATCCTCGGCTTCACCCACGCCAACAACTCCCGGGACCCGAAGAAGGCCGACGCGGCGATCGACGCGTACATCCGCTACATCGCGCTGCACCCCTCCACCGCGCGGTACGTCGGGCAGAGCCTCGCCACCCGCTTCGTCTCGGACACTCCGCCGAAGACCCTGGTGGACCGGCTCGCCAAGACGTACACGGCGAACCAGGGCCTGATCAAGCCGGTGCTGATGACCCTGTTCAGCTCCTCGGAGTTCTGGGCGTCGGTGGGGCAGAAGGTCCGCCGTCCGATGGAGTACCTGATCGCCACGTACCGGGTGCTCGGCGTCTCGCCCGAGGCGTCCGCCGACTACGAGGCCGGCGACAACAAGCGCACCCCGTACGCCCGGGGACTGCGCCGGATCGCCGACAAGCTGCGGGAACTGGGCCACTACCCGATGGGCCAGCCCACCCCGGACGGGTACCCCGACGGCTACGTCGCCTGGACCTCGGCCGGCACGATGGTCAACGGCTGGAACGAGGTCGGTGACGTGATCCACGGCTACCGCCGGGAGTTTTCCTACGTGAAGCCGGAACGGCTGGTCGCGAAGCCGCCGACCACCGCCGGGGCGTACGTGGACGCGCTCGCCCAGCGCCTCGTGCACCAGGAGCTGACCGACCGGGAGAAGGCACTCATCCTCGGCGTCGCCGGGGTGTCGGCCGGCACCAGGGTCGACGCGTCGTTCAACGGGGCCGTCACCGCCGTCGCGCGGGCGATCCTCGCGTCCCCCCAGCACCACCTCCGGTGA
- a CDS encoding DUF3040 domain-containing protein gives MLSKEDQRRFEQITRYLRESDPAFFARLDQRARANRGRYLVLLTIVLWAALPAMTVLAGRVAGAICAVVLLANSALLWRYRRRWL, from the coding sequence ATGCTCAGCAAAGAGGATCAGCGCAGGTTCGAGCAGATCACCCGGTACCTCCGGGAGAGCGACCCGGCGTTCTTCGCCCGCCTGGACCAACGGGCGCGGGCGAACCGGGGCCGCTACCTGGTGCTGTTGACGATCGTGCTGTGGGCCGCGCTGCCGGCGATGACCGTGCTCGCCGGCCGGGTGGCCGGTGCGATCTGCGCCGTGGTGCTCCTGGCCAACTCCGCCCTGTTGTGGCGCTACCGACGGCGATGGTTGTGA